One Methanosarcinales archaeon DNA window includes the following coding sequences:
- a CDS encoding CBS domain-containing protein produces MKIKDIMTTNVIFCNPDDLVKDAARLMKENKVSGIPVVEEGNVLGIITENDILKLLEVPETNSQLWLPSPFEIIEVPIRELIGWEEAKHALDNKGALSVGDIMSHPAITARPDESLETVASMMVKHKINRVPVVEDEKLVGIVSRQDIIGGLALSS; encoded by the coding sequence ATGAAAATTAAAGATATAATGACAACCAATGTAATATTTTGCAACCCAGATGACCTGGTTAAAGATGCTGCACGCCTAATGAAAGAAAATAAAGTCAGCGGCATACCCGTAGTCGAAGAAGGGAATGTATTAGGCATTATTACTGAAAATGACATATTAAAACTGCTGGAAGTCCCTGAAACGAACAGCCAGTTGTGGCTTCCAAGCCCATTTGAAATTATTGAAGTACCTATCAGGGAACTTATCGGTTGGGAGGAAGCTAAACATGCACTTGACAACAAGGGTGCTTTGAGCGTGGGTGATATTATGAGCCATCCGGCAATTACAGCCAGACCTGATGAAAGTCTGGAAACAGTGGCTTCAATGATGGTCAAACATAAGATCAACAGAGTGCCCGTTGTAGAAGATGAAAAGCTGGTCGGAATCGTATCCCGTCAGGACATTATCGGTGGACTGGCATTGTCATCATAG
- a CDS encoding N-acetyl-gamma-glutamyl-phosphate reductase, which produces MIHVGIVGGSGYTGGELLRLLSGHPKAEVVCVTSRRLDGKPVISTHPHLNGFIEMEFKNLDAAEVANKCDVVFTAVPHGSAMDVVPQLLDGETKVVDLSADYRLPSNIFQQVYNLDHKAPREAVFGLTELHPEVADAVLVANPGCYPTGATLAAAPMVNAGQVEHVIFDSKSGISGAGTEPTTVSHYPNMAENIQAYKLTTHRHHAEMHQELGLLDNNIKVSFTPHVIPSVRGILTTAHLLLKEKINAEQVADIYQQFYKNKPFIRLLNSIPVLGDVRGSNFCDIGFEVDAEGQRLVVVSAIDNLVKGASGQAIQNMNLMFNLEETTGLWTPAVFP; this is translated from the coding sequence ATGATACATGTAGGGATTGTTGGTGGTTCTGGCTATACCGGCGGCGAATTGCTTAGGTTACTGTCAGGCCATCCCAAGGCAGAAGTAGTATGTGTGACCTCGCGTCGATTGGACGGTAAACCGGTTATCAGTACCCATCCCCACTTAAATGGTTTTATAGAAATGGAATTCAAGAACCTGGATGCCGCTGAAGTCGCTAATAAATGTGATGTGGTATTTACTGCAGTACCACACGGCAGTGCCATGGATGTAGTACCACAGCTCCTGGATGGTGAAACTAAGGTGGTCGATCTTAGCGCAGACTATCGGCTGCCATCCAATATTTTCCAGCAAGTCTATAATCTTGATCACAAGGCACCACGGGAAGCCGTGTTCGGGCTGACAGAACTGCATCCTGAAGTGGCCGATGCTGTACTGGTGGCAAATCCCGGCTGTTATCCCACAGGAGCCACACTGGCAGCCGCACCAATGGTCAATGCCGGTCAGGTGGAACACGTCATATTTGATTCCAAGAGCGGCATATCTGGTGCAGGTACAGAACCTACAACAGTATCCCACTATCCTAATATGGCAGAGAATATCCAGGCATACAAGCTTACCACCCATCGCCACCATGCAGAGATGCACCAGGAACTGGGACTGCTGGATAATAACATCAAGGTAAGTTTTACTCCCCACGTGATCCCGTCAGTACGGGGCATCCTGACAACTGCACATCTGCTGCTCAAAGAAAAGATCAACGCCGAACAGGTTGCTGATATCTATCAGCAGTTTTATAAAAATAAACCTTTTATCAGGTTGCTCAACAGCATACCTGTATTGGGTGATGTCAGGGGTTCTAATTTCTGCGACATCGGTTTTGAAGTTGATGCTGAAGGTCAGAGACTGGTAGTGGTGTCGGCAATAGATAACCTTGTCAAAGGAGCTTCAGGCCAGGCTATACAGAATATGAACCTAATGTTCAATCTGGAAGAAACTACAGGACTCTGGACACCAGCTGTATTTCCCTAG
- a CDS encoding DUF1699 family protein: MEVVFRVIGSEKNLDDLNSDETNVHFCFRPSEKDIFKLNRKCPNVRIVQLPESYYNTLSNTTKTLLSIKNIEILVGNVWGHRTDIDKYITVDI, translated from the coding sequence ATGGAAGTAGTATTCCGTGTTATCGGTTCTGAAAAGAATCTTGATGATTTGAATTCAGATGAAACAAATGTCCATTTCTGTTTCAGACCTTCAGAAAAAGATATCTTTAAATTAAACCGTAAATGCCCTAATGTCAGGATAGTCCAACTTCCCGAATCATATTACAATACTTTATCGAATACAACTAAGACATTACTATCAATAAAAAATATAGAAATTCTTGTGGGGAATGTCTGGGGACATAGAACCGATATCGACAAATATATAACAGTAGATATCTAA
- a CDS encoding phosphopantothenate/pantothenate synthetase has translation MTEIPKDHPRYNSLITRELIAKGIESGITSIKGLIAQGRGEAFDYLIGEITTASARDAQYAATAMLLLAQRPIISVNGNSAALVPNELVELSSLIGAPLEVNLFYRTEDRVLKIIKHLKAHGAQDVLGADPDAAIPGLSSERGKVCRAGIYSADVVFVPLEDGDRCEALMSMGKQVIAVDLNPLSRTAQKATITIVDNITRAMPNILKMVKELNKTPNKKLIDIIDNFDNKKGLDDAIISMCKKHKVSK, from the coding sequence ATGACAGAGATTCCGAAAGACCATCCCAGATATAATTCTCTTATTACCAGGGAGCTGATAGCAAAGGGTATCGAGTCAGGGATAACCAGTATCAAAGGATTGATAGCACAGGGGAGAGGTGAAGCTTTCGATTACCTGATCGGTGAGATCACAACTGCTTCTGCCAGGGATGCCCAATATGCTGCCACAGCTATGCTTTTACTTGCCCAAAGACCCATTATCTCGGTAAATGGTAATTCGGCAGCCCTGGTGCCGAATGAACTGGTTGAACTATCAAGCTTGATCGGTGCCCCTTTGGAAGTGAACCTGTTCTACAGGACCGAAGATAGGGTTTTGAAGATAATCAAACATCTTAAAGCTCATGGGGCTCAGGATGTATTAGGTGCAGACCCGGATGCAGCCATACCCGGACTGTCTTCAGAAAGAGGGAAGGTATGCCGAGCTGGGATATATTCAGCTGATGTAGTGTTTGTACCTCTTGAGGATGGGGACAGGTGTGAAGCATTAATGAGTATGGGTAAACAGGTGATTGCAGTTGATCTTAATCCGCTTTCAAGAACTGCTCAAAAAGCGACCATTACAATAGTGGATAATATCACGAGGGCAATGCCAAATATATTGAAAATGGTCAAGGAATTGAATAAGACCCCAAATAAAAAATTAATCGACATTATCGATAATTTCGATAATAAAAAAGGGCTTGATGATGCTATTATATCTATGTGCAAAAAACATAAAGTATCGAAATGA
- a CDS encoding 16S ribosomal RNA methyltransferase A: protein MKPKYGQHFLTDKLVLDRIIAYADLNKKDTVLEIGGGSGNLTEKLSEAAGRVITIEIDRKLADNLKELTKETNVTVVYGDALKVQFPPFNKVVSNLPYQISSEITFKLLEHQFDFAILMYQLEFADRMIAVAGTSDYSRLTVMAQYHSDIELLEKVPPSAFKPQPKVQSAILKLTPKEPPYRVNDLQFFQRLLKALFSQRRKKLKNSLRAAASMLGFPSENILKLNADLLNQRPETLSSEQLAELANIIRTGR, encoded by the coding sequence ATGAAACCAAAATATGGACAGCATTTTCTTACTGATAAGCTGGTACTTGACAGGATTATCGCTTATGCTGATCTGAATAAAAAAGATACTGTCCTTGAGATCGGGGGTGGATCCGGCAATCTTACAGAAAAACTCTCTGAAGCCGCAGGCAGAGTAATCACTATCGAAATTGACCGGAAGCTTGCAGACAACCTTAAGGAATTAACCAAAGAAACAAATGTTACAGTAGTGTATGGGGACGCATTAAAAGTTCAATTTCCCCCTTTCAACAAAGTTGTATCAAACCTACCATACCAGATATCATCTGAAATTACTTTCAAGCTGCTGGAACACCAGTTTGATTTTGCCATCCTCATGTATCAACTGGAATTTGCAGACCGTATGATTGCTGTTGCAGGCACCTCAGATTACAGTCGGTTGACAGTTATGGCACAATACCATTCAGATATTGAATTATTGGAAAAAGTACCTCCTTCAGCTTTTAAACCACAACCAAAGGTCCAATCTGCAATTTTGAAACTCACTCCAAAAGAGCCGCCATACAGGGTCAATGACCTGCAATTTTTTCAAAGACTATTAAAAGCATTATTCAGCCAGCGCAGGAAAAAGTTAAAAAATTCATTAAGGGCAGCGGCATCAATGCTTGGATTTCCGTCAGAAAATATCTTAAAACTAAATGCAGACCTATTAAACCAGCGTCCTGAAACTTTATCTTCAGAACAGCTGGCAGAGCTAGCAAATATAATCCGAACAGGAAGATGA
- a CDS encoding methyltransferase has product MTSITYRGKIIHLLPQVYEPAEDSFLLVDALIDNIKDGDRVIELGCGSGIVSLFAQNRASLVVATDLNPYAVRCAGKNGINAIRTDLFDGINGQFDLIVFNPPYLPTSDEERLSGWDGLMLEGGKNGRQTIKRFIDGLGDYLSPKGRVLLLVSSLTGIKEVCNIMNNAGLFVEPISKSKHFFEQLVVLKGIRNK; this is encoded by the coding sequence ATGACTTCAATTACATATCGCGGGAAAATTATACATCTTCTACCACAAGTTTACGAACCAGCTGAAGATAGTTTTCTGCTGGTTGACGCTCTAATAGATAATATAAAAGATGGTGACAGGGTGATAGAACTGGGCTGCGGTAGTGGAATTGTTTCTCTGTTTGCACAAAACCGCGCTTCATTGGTAGTAGCTACTGACCTAAATCCCTATGCTGTTCGTTGTGCCGGTAAAAATGGTATAAATGCGATAAGGACTGACCTTTTTGACGGTATCAACGGGCAGTTTGATCTTATTGTCTTTAACCCTCCTTATCTACCAACTTCAGATGAGGAACGCTTAAGTGGATGGGATGGTCTAATGCTGGAAGGGGGAAAAAATGGAAGACAAACCATTAAACGATTTATTGATGGATTAGGAGATTATCTTTCTCCCAAGGGACGTGTTTTATTGCTAGTTTCATCTCTTACAGGTATTAAAGAAGTCTGCAACATCATGAACAATGCAGGTTTATTTGTTGAACCTATATCTAAATCGAAACACTTTTTCGAACAGCTTGTAGTCTTGAAAGGTATAAGAAACAAGTAA
- a CDS encoding ribonuclease H-like domain-containing protein, with the protein MLTSSYIHFPGVGTSTEKRIWQSGISTWEEFIENYPNVGLPASKENVILEGIGQSRDRLAASDHSYFSRALPSNEHWRAYRQFKENTIFLDIETTGLSARDHEITMIGVYTKDKTRVFINGINLDDFPSTLEGCKTIVTFNGIRFDIPFIKHYFPDIVFDQLHIDLMYPLRRIGLTGGLKKIETSLGLARSTETTGLTGFDAVRLWYRYKRGSQEALDTLIKYNIEDIQNLETIIEIIYPDLVNYLHPNNLKH; encoded by the coding sequence ATGCTCACCAGCAGTTACATCCACTTCCCCGGAGTAGGAACTTCGACTGAAAAGAGGATATGGCAAAGCGGTATTAGCACCTGGGAGGAATTTATTGAGAATTACCCAAATGTCGGTCTTCCAGCATCAAAAGAAAATGTAATACTGGAAGGTATCGGGCAATCCCGGGACCGGCTTGCTGCAAGTGACCATTCGTACTTTTCCAGAGCCCTGCCGTCAAATGAACACTGGAGGGCATACCGTCAATTCAAAGAAAATACTATATTTTTAGATATCGAGACCACAGGGCTTTCGGCCAGGGATCATGAGATAACCATGATAGGTGTTTATACCAAAGATAAGACCAGAGTTTTTATAAATGGCATCAACCTGGATGATTTCCCCAGTACCCTTGAAGGCTGTAAAACTATTGTTACCTTTAATGGTATCCGGTTCGACATACCATTTATCAAACATTATTTTCCGGATATTGTTTTTGATCAGCTACACATTGACCTTATGTATCCACTCAGGAGGATAGGATTGACAGGAGGTTTGAAAAAGATCGAAACCTCGCTTGGCCTTGCACGATCTACTGAGACGACCGGACTTACCGGCTTTGATGCCGTAAGACTCTGGTACCGTTATAAAAGGGGAAGTCAGGAAGCACTGGATACCCTTATTAAGTACAATATAGAGGATATCCAAAACCTTGAGACAATTATTGAGATTATTTATCCTGATCTGGTGAATTATTTACACCCCAACAATTTAAAACATTAA
- a CDS encoding phosphoglycerate dehydrogenase: MKVLVSDSLSEQGIEILKKEVDVDIKTGMSPEELKAIIGEYDALVVRSQTQVTKEIIAAATNLKIIGRAGVGVDNIDIEAATLRGIIVINAPEGNMISAAEHTIAMMMSMSRNIPQANQSLKSGNWDRKTFTGVEVRNKTLGLIGLGRIGAEVAKRAQGLEMNILAYDPFISEERAADLGVTLASVEDIVKNADYISVHTPLTKETRNIIDKEEMDKVKHGVRIINCARGGIINEEALAEAVSSGKVASAAIDVFVNEPPTGSPLLEQDNIIVTPHLGASTLEAQVNVAVDVAEQIINFKKGLPVKNAINMPYVKQEVMKLLQPYLPLAEKIGKLAAQLMEGKYERIEVAYSGEIAERDTGPATVAALKGLLEIAMGSAVNYVNAPVIAKERKINVIESKSKTIESYSNKITLRIFNNGNVKTVAGTMVGVNPRIIQIDEYSIDIQPIGHMLVALHEDHPNIIGPCCMVMGKRNINIAGMQTGRIKAGSTAIMVLNIDSDVNDEILEEIKAVDGIREVKKVYV; this comes from the coding sequence ATGAAGGTTCTTGTTAGTGATTCCCTGTCTGAACAGGGTATTGAGATATTGAAGAAAGAAGTTGATGTTGACATAAAGACAGGGATGAGCCCTGAAGAACTCAAAGCAATTATAGGGGAATATGATGCTCTGGTGGTCAGGAGCCAGACCCAGGTTACAAAAGAGATCATCGCAGCTGCTACAAACTTGAAAATCATTGGCCGTGCCGGTGTTGGAGTAGATAATATTGATATAGAGGCCGCAACCCTGCGTGGTATTATTGTTATAAATGCCCCTGAAGGCAATATGATCTCTGCAGCTGAACATACTATCGCCATGATGATGTCCATGTCCAGGAATATCCCCCAGGCAAACCAGTCTCTCAAATCAGGCAACTGGGACCGCAAGACCTTTACTGGAGTTGAGGTGAGAAATAAAACTCTGGGTCTTATCGGCCTGGGCAGGATAGGAGCTGAGGTTGCTAAACGCGCTCAAGGACTGGAAATGAACATCCTGGCCTACGATCCATTCATTAGCGAGGAGAGAGCTGCTGATCTTGGTGTTACCCTGGCATCAGTTGAAGATATCGTAAAAAATGCTGACTACATCTCTGTACACACACCACTGACAAAAGAGACCAGGAACATAATTGATAAGGAAGAAATGGATAAGGTTAAACATGGAGTCAGGATAATAAACTGTGCCCGCGGCGGCATTATTAATGAGGAGGCATTGGCAGAAGCTGTTTCCAGCGGTAAGGTGGCCAGTGCAGCAATTGACGTGTTCGTTAATGAACCGCCAACAGGCAGTCCGCTTTTAGAACAGGATAACATCATAGTAACACCACACCTAGGAGCCTCCACCCTGGAAGCCCAGGTCAATGTGGCAGTGGATGTAGCAGAACAGATAATTAATTTCAAGAAGGGACTTCCCGTAAAAAACGCCATCAATATGCCGTATGTAAAACAGGAAGTCATGAAGTTGCTGCAGCCTTACCTGCCGCTGGCTGAGAAGATCGGAAAACTGGCGGCCCAGCTTATGGAAGGCAAATATGAACGAATCGAGGTAGCTTACAGTGGTGAGATCGCAGAAAGGGATACTGGCCCAGCCACAGTAGCAGCATTAAAAGGCCTGCTTGAGATCGCAATGGGTTCGGCTGTCAATTATGTCAATGCTCCGGTAATCGCCAAAGAGCGCAAGATCAACGTAATTGAATCGAAGTCCAAGACCATAGAGAGTTATTCCAATAAGATCACTCTGCGCATTTTCAATAATGGGAATGTTAAAACAGTAGCAGGGACAATGGTTGGTGTAAATCCACGTATCATCCAGATCGATGAGTACAGTATAGATATCCAACCCATAGGTCACATGCTGGTAGCACTCCATGAAGACCATCCCAATATTATCGGGCCCTGCTGTATGGTGATGGGGAAACGAAATATCAACATAGCAGGCATGCAGACAGGCCGGATCAAAGCCGGGAGTACAGCTATTATGGTACTCAATATTGATTCTGATGTCAATGATGAGATCCTGGAAGAGATCAAAGCTGTAGATGGTATTCGTGAAGTCAAGAAGGTTTATGTTTAA
- the argJ gene encoding bifunctional ornithine acetyltransferase/N-acetylglutamate synthase yields MKDIDGGISTVQGVRAWGVKQGKHGLAVITARGSAAGVFTRNRVIAAPLILTKQHIEVGRLSALVVNSGNANAFTGASGLHDANLMAELTAARMGLKKNEVGVASTGVIGRRLDMELIKSQLDEVIKNLTTEYEGSAKAARAIMTTDTFPKEVAVEMSNGSRIGGIAKGSGMIEPNMGTMLAFIYTDADFDNATLGQCLHTSVNKSFNMVVVDGDTSTNDMALLIATGQSGRPDIQEFRQSLDYVCIRLAKMIAKDGEGASHLIEAKVTGAKDEKDAVLAAKAIVRSPLVKSAIFGKDPNWGRVIAAVGYSGADVDQDMISLDFSNSDTLVKLVENGKINDISEDQLKYVMESEEIVIHINIGLGIGSAAAWGCDLTYDYVRINAEYTT; encoded by the coding sequence GTGAAAGATATTGATGGCGGCATAAGCACTGTCCAGGGTGTCAGGGCATGGGGAGTAAAGCAGGGCAAGCACGGCCTTGCGGTGATAACTGCAAGAGGCAGTGCAGCAGGTGTATTTACTCGAAATCGTGTCATAGCTGCGCCATTGATTCTAACTAAACAGCATATCGAAGTGGGCAGGCTTTCTGCTCTTGTAGTCAATAGCGGGAATGCGAATGCTTTTACCGGTGCTTCCGGGCTGCACGATGCAAACCTGATGGCAGAGTTGACAGCTGCACGCATGGGTCTGAAAAAAAACGAGGTTGGTGTAGCATCTACTGGCGTGATAGGTCGCAGGCTGGATATGGAACTGATCAAATCTCAACTGGATGAAGTGATTAAAAACCTGACAACTGAATATGAAGGTAGTGCTAAAGCTGCCAGGGCTATCATGACCACCGATACTTTTCCCAAAGAAGTGGCAGTGGAGATGTCCAATGGGAGCCGGATCGGAGGAATTGCCAAGGGCAGCGGGATGATAGAACCAAATATGGGCACCATGTTGGCGTTCATATATACTGATGCAGACTTTGATAACGCAACCCTTGGTCAATGTTTACATACTTCTGTTAATAAAAGTTTCAACATGGTTGTCGTTGATGGTGATACCAGTACTAATGATATGGCCCTTTTAATTGCCACTGGTCAATCAGGTCGGCCTGATATTCAAGAGTTCCGGCAAAGTCTGGACTATGTTTGTATCCGGCTGGCAAAAATGATAGCAAAAGACGGCGAAGGTGCTTCGCATTTAATTGAAGCAAAAGTAACTGGAGCTAAAGATGAGAAAGATGCTGTGCTTGCTGCTAAGGCAATTGTCCGCTCGCCTCTTGTCAAGTCAGCTATCTTTGGCAAAGACCCTAACTGGGGTAGAGTAATTGCAGCTGTGGGGTATTCTGGTGCAGATGTAGACCAGGACATGATCAGTCTGGACTTTTCTAATAGTGATACTTTGGTCAAGCTAGTGGAAAATGGCAAAATCAATGATATTTCTGAAGACCAGCTGAAATACGTCATGGAATCTGAAGAAATTGTGATCCACATAAACATTGGATTAGGGATCGGCAGTGCGGCGGCCTGGGGATGCGACCTGACATATGATTATGTACGGATAAATGCTGAATATACTACATAG
- a CDS encoding DUF655 domain-containing protein — translation MVVGKKPQREEWAWVLDYLPYGNPDDQRPVYQKKPLVQAVGADHFVLMELLPKEGAFPETQDKLYIGEGDRDVIDHVKHRITYDELSHGAQAELPFILEKLVVENEQKYVDFYNDAYPITNRLHMLELLPGIGKKLMWGIIDERKKGKFLSFKDLTEKVKGLHTPEKLIVHRIIDELKDEQIKYRLFTTPAKSRNHR, via the coding sequence ATGGTTGTCGGAAAAAAACCTCAAAGAGAAGAGTGGGCATGGGTTTTAGACTATTTACCATATGGCAATCCTGACGATCAAAGGCCGGTATATCAGAAAAAACCTCTTGTACAAGCAGTTGGTGCCGACCATTTTGTTCTAATGGAATTGCTTCCAAAAGAGGGTGCCTTTCCAGAAACCCAGGATAAGTTGTATATCGGAGAAGGGGACCGGGATGTTATTGACCATGTCAAACACAGGATAACCTATGATGAACTGTCACATGGTGCTCAAGCAGAATTACCGTTCATTCTTGAAAAATTAGTTGTGGAAAATGAACAAAAATATGTAGACTTCTATAATGATGCATATCCAATAACCAACAGACTTCATATGCTTGAACTTCTGCCTGGTATTGGAAAAAAACTGATGTGGGGAATCATTGATGAACGCAAGAAAGGAAAATTCCTCAGTTTCAAGGACCTTACAGAAAAGGTCAAAGGTCTGCATACACCTGAGAAATTAATTGTCCACAGAATTATTGATGAACTCAAGGATGAGCAGATCAAATACCGTCTATTTACAACTCCGGCAAAGAGCCGCAATCATAGATGA